In Ovis aries strain OAR_USU_Benz2616 breed Rambouillet chromosome 13, ARS-UI_Ramb_v3.0, whole genome shotgun sequence, the following are encoded in one genomic region:
- the L3MBTL1 gene encoding lethal(3)malignant brain tumor-like protein 1 isoform X5, translating into MEGHAEMEMLRTLKGPSTGEVSVHLVAGDSPGSGSHLPTAAFIIPASSAALGLPSSALDVSCFPREPIHVGTPERPAGSVPVTATVLPQLSTGPAASASASASASTVRLLEWTEAAAPPSGCGLRFRISEYAPPNMVGAEQPPSPELRREGVAEYEDGEAPAGGGGADPQQPADLSQDPLEGPPQDPPEDDGTCPCQACGPQQGAGPDPSSSNDGCPQRFQERSVIVENSSGQNNCTSASELLKPVKKRKHREYQSPSEEESEPEAMEKQEEGKDPEGQPTTNTPESEEWNSSQPASEEKKPGWSWESYLEEQKAIAAPISLFQDYQTVTHNKNGFRPGMKLEGIDPQHPSMYFILTVTEVCGYRLRLHFDGYSECHDFWINANSPDIHPAGWFEKTGHKLQPPKGYKEEEFSWSQYLRSTRAQAAPKHLFVSQSHSPPAQGFQVGMKLEAVDRMNPSLVCVASVTDVVDGRFLVHFDAWDDTYDYWCDSSSPYIHPVGWCQKQGKPLTPPQDYPDPDSFCWEKYLEETRASAVPAWAFKVRPPHSFLVNMKLEAVDRRNPALIRVASVEDVEDHRIKLHFDGWSHAYDFWIDADHPDIHPAGWCSKTGHPLQPPLQPREPSAASPTGCPPLSYRSLPHTRTSKYSFHHRKCPTPGCDGSGHVTGKFTAHHCLSGCPLAERNQSRLKAELSDTEASARKRNLSGFSLRKKPRHHGRIGRPPKYQKIPQEDFPTLTTDVTHQSLFMSALSAHPDRSLSVCWEQHCKLLPGVAGISASTVAKWTIDEVFGFVQTLTGCEDQARLFKDEADIVKIMSVKLGPALKIYNAILMFKTADDTLK; encoded by the exons ATGGAGGGGCATGCTGAAATGGAGATGCTGAGGACACTGAAGGGACCCTCCACAGGGGAGGTCAGCGTGCACCTGGTGGCCGGAGATAGCCCGGGCTCTGGCTCTCACCTGCCCACTGCTGCCTTTATCATTCCAG CCAGCTCGGCCGCCCTGGGTCTGCCCAGCAGTGCCCTGGATGTGTCCTGCTTTCCGCGGGAGCCGATCCACGTGGGCACCCCGGAGCGACCGGCCGGCAGCGTACCTGTCACAGCCACGGTTCTGCCGCAGTTGAGCACGGGGCCAGCGGCCAGCGCCAGCGCCAGCGCCAGCGCCAGCACAGTGCGGCTCCTGGAGTGGACCGAGGCCGCGGCCCCGCCTTCGGGGTGTGGCCTGCGG TTCCGGATAAGCGAGTACGCGCCGCCGAACATGGTGGGAGCAGAGCAACCCCCAAGCCCAGAGCTGCGGCGAGAAGGCGTGGCCGAGTACGAAGATGGCGAGGCCCCGGCGGGGGGTGGCGGCGCGGACCCCCAACAGCCGG CGGACCTCTCCCAGGACCCTCTGGAAGGTCCGCCTCAAGACCCACCAGAGGATGATGGCACCTGCCCGTGCCAGGCTTGTGGGCCTCAGCAAGGCGCTGGTCCAGATCCTAGTTCCTCCAATGATGGCTGCCCTCAGCGCTTCCAGGAGCG GTCAGTCATAGTGGAGAACTCCTCAGGCCAGAACAACTGCACCAGCGCTTCTGAGCTCCTCAAACCCGTGAAGAAGAGGAAGCACAGGGAATATCAGAGCCCATCCGAGGAGGAATCTGAGCCAGAGGCCATG GAGAAGCAAGAAGAAGGAAAGGATCCAGAGGGACAACCTACCACTAACACCCCAGAAAGTGAGGAATGGAACAGCAGCCAGCCTG CCTCAGAGGAGAAGAAACCAGGCTGGTCGTGGGAATCCTACCTTGAGGAGCAGAAGGCCATCGCTGCCCCCATCAGCCTCTTCCAGGAC TACCAGACAGTCACTCATAACAAGAATGGCTTCAGACCGGGCATGAAGTTGGAAGGCATCGACCCTCAGCACCCGAGCATGTACTTCATCCTCACTGTGACCGAG GTGTGTGGCTACCGCCTACGTCTGCACTTTGATGGGTATTCCGAGTGCCATGACTTTTGGATCAATGCCAATTCCCCTGACATTCATCCGGCTGGCTGGTTTGAGAAGACGGGGCACAAGCTGCAGCCCCCCAAAG GTTACAAGGAGGAGGAGTTCAGCTGGAGCCAGTACCTGCGCAGCACAAGAGCCCAGGCTGCCCCCAAGCACCTGTTTGTGAGCCAGAGCCAC AGTCCCCCAGCCCAGGGCTTCCAGGTGGGCATGAAGCTGGAGGCTGTGGACCGCATGAACCCGTCCCTCGTCTGCGTGGCCAGTGTGACCGACGTGGTGGACGGCCGCTTCCTGGTGCACTTTGACGCCTGGGATGACACTTACGACTACTG GTGTGATTCCAGCAGCCCCTACATCCACCCGGTGGGCTGGTGCCAGAAGCAAGGAAAGCCCCTCACCCCTCCACAAG ACTACCCAGACCCTGACAGCttttgttgggagaaatatctggAAGAAACCAGGGCCTCCGCTGTGCCTGCCTGGGCCTTCAAGGTG CGACCCCCACACAGCTTCCTGGTCAACATGAAGCTGGAGGCCGTGGACCGCAGGAACCCAGCCCTCATTCGTGTGGCCAGCGTGGAGGACGTGGAGGATCATCGGATAAAG CTCCACTTTGATGGCTGGAGTCACGCCTATGACTTCTGGATTGATGCTGACCACCCTGATATCCACCCAGCGGGCTGGTGCTCCAAGACGGGACATCCCCTGCAGCCTCCTCTCC AACCCAGAGAGCCTAGTGCTGCCTCCCCCACGGGCTGCCCCCCTCTCAGCTATCGGAGCCTGCCACACACCAGGACCTCCAAGTACAGCTTTCACCACCG GAAGTGCCCCACTCCTGGTTGTGATGGCTCTGGCCACGTCACTGGCAAGTTCACAGCTCACCACTGCCTCTCGGGTTGCCCCCTGGCCGAGAGGAACCAGAGCCGGCTGAAGGCAGAGCTGTCGGACACGGAGGCCTCGGCCCGTAAGAGGAACCTCTCGGGCTTCTCCCTAAGGAAGAAGCCTCGCCATCACGGCCG GATCGGGCGCCCTCCAAAGTACCAGAAGATCCCACAGGAAGATTTTCCGA CGCTGACCACCGACGTCACGCACCAGTCCCTCTTCATGTCGGCCCTGTCAGCCCACCCCGACCGGTCACTGTCCGTGTGCTGGGAGCAGCACTGCAAGCTCCTGCCCGGCGTGGCAGGCATCTCGGCCTCAACAGTCGCCAAGTGGACCATCGATGAG GTCTTTGGCTTCGTTCAGACCCTGACAGGTTGTGAGGACCAAGCGCGGCTCTTCAAGGATGAG GCGGACATTGTGAAGATCATGAGCGTCAAGCTGGGCCCAGCCTTGAAGATCTACAACGCCATTCTCATGTTCAAAACCGCCGACGACACCTTAAAGTGA